AAAATTcgtttatttaaattagatatcattaattatactgaaaacaatattttacagTTTATTTCAGATTGCCAAATTCAAATACGTTAGTATAAAAATGTCTAagctaattaaaatatatttccgTCATGGTttctaaaataactattattattataaaaattgtaactATCAATtgtattataacttttttagtGTACAGTAATAACGAcaatatttaaagttgtttgaAGTTAAGAATTTGTGCACATCTTCTCTTACTCTTCCCATCTTATGGTTTGATTGAATTGAATGGTCGGAGGTAAAGGTAAGggaatagaaaaggaaaagaaataataataaatatttataatattaatacaatatcatattttattttactgaattttttttttatatgtgtgTGAAAACTTTAACACGTGTTTTTATTGCATGTTTTACTTGAATCTTGATGGAAAacattctatttaattttaatgcaattttatttgatacgttactaaatattttaaaataataattatttccttATATGtaggttttcaaaaataatcttatatttatattttaaaaaactaaataatttaaatgatggAGTATTCACACGGGTTTAAAATATGGTTACAAAgacacaaataaattattaaaatgtttttcaaagaCGATATTAGACAACATTTACAAAGACAGACAATGAGTACGAAAACTAcattcttaataataaaatataattcatttttttttaaaagtgtattgtataaaaaatatcaagataCCTCTCATTGAACATATAATAGTTTGAGAGGGTTGTAATTTAAGTGAAAATAACTAAGAAATCTTTAGGTTTTGCTTCTAATTATAGATCTAGAGAATATCACACGAGGTTGattttttggattaaaaaaaaagatgacaaTGGAGAGATATTTTCAGATGAAGATAAACGATTCTATAGCAACGTAATCGATTAAGTGTCGATTCTCAAGTTTGAGAATCGATTCACACCATCAAAACCAATTATGTGGAAAATAGATTCtcaatgatattttatttttaagttttgtaaaaCTATTTTCGTTATTAAATTGTATTGATTTCAACCAATTTAATATTAACATTTGTAacattaaattgttaatttcATTGACCAACTTGtgaataacataattatttaactttttacaaTTCATTGAACAAATTagacttttcatttttatgaattaactcgtcatttattacttttaagaaaaagttaataaattttaataaaatgaaagtgaCATTACTTCTATTTGTAGAATTTCAGTGTAAAAGAATTTATAACGAGTCTtctcttcactatatatatataaatattataataatttgatttcccaagaaataaagtataatttagtttagGTTTTTGGGTTAACACAAAAGTAGCATAAGCATGAGGTGGGAAATATATGCTAACGAacgaattaaaataatatatggtACTACCACGTGATAGAAGAAgtctaataataattattacatatttaattataaacacGTTGTGGGACAtcactaattaaataattagtattttaaagCTCTTATTAGTTTCACGTAATTCATGTTAAGATGTGTAGTTATAACCACTATGAAATTCGAATTTTATTTTGGCATCATTTTTGTCATATTGTAATGATAAACTgtagttaataaaatatgtactCATACTTTGTATTCAAATTATGGTTGTTCTGatacaaaaggaaaaatatatttaaaaaaaaaacttattatatatatatatatatatatatatatatatatatatatatatatatatacttattaaatGTTAGATGTGacacttaaaaaaattttaaaaaaaaattatttaaatgtaaacaCTTATTTAATCCAGTAGTATGATGTAATGTGAAGtgatgttaattatattaattcgttattatatatttaatggtGAAAACGTTTTGTGTGACTTcagtaatttaatatttcaagaTCCTGATTAATCTAACTGTCACCCAATGTGttacaatatattataaacCATTATTAAATCAGAGTTTGATTTTTCCTATAAAATAGTTCCTGAAATTATAACTCTAACTAATTAGcctctaaattataaaatatcaataattaattactttaatatctGATATTTCCTTAGAAATGTAAGAAATTAGAAAGATCTGATGTGGAGAATACCACATCTCTTCTTACAATCTTTTCACAGAATGCCACATGCTAACACAAAAcctaataatattaaactatgtataaaaaaaaaatgatgcaCCATTCGTTGTAATTTGACTTAACATGTCTTTATTCACTAATTAACCAAAAAAGTCAAAAGTTAAGTATGAAAACATGGTCTAATCTGAGATCAATAGAGCCATGTGCTTCAATTTAGGTGACAGAACATTGAGCCTGGCCAATATCTTCTATACAAGTGGTTGTGGTATATACATTAAGCACAACAACAAAttgacatatatttttatttcaaaaattaaaattatttatccttaattttttttttaaattatcagtTATTATTTATTCGGTACACTTAATAATtctttataacttaaaaattaaagtaaaaattaattaaaatatattacgagtcttatatcaattaaagataaagttaatttaaaatatatgaaaaaattcaaatattatccTATGaactaattttgtaaaattgaattagacttaaaattcatttattaatataatattagaattataaattataatatataatgagtTATAACCTATATTAAGGATATTTGTGTTTAAGTTTAAAAGTTTGCTTCTTACTAAaatataccatttttttttattttctgatatatattttaaaaataaaaaatataacaataatttttagaagaaattatgctttaaaaatatgataattcaCGTACTATCTCAACtaattgaaatcaaaatattatttaaatttgtaaaaccATTGAATTGATATATATGGATGAAAATCTCAAGATATCCTATATATGTGTTGTATCGTATTGATAGGTTCAtgtcaaaaactataaatataggtaAAAGATAGGCGGGTGATCATATTTACTgtatatttaatatcattacATTGAACTCCCGTATGAATACATCTCCGGACAATgaagtgaaaacaaaaactaaaagaataattatcCGACAGATATCATAGAACAAATCGTGCAAGTGTTTGAAGTGACCCGATTTCATACTTAAAACATACGTGATGATTATAAGTCAACTAAAACTTAAAGTTATTGAGtaccttaaaaaaatatgactaAAATAAAGCTAAATTggtttattaaattgaaaagttGGTAAATTAAATgcttcaaataaattttaaaaattcgttTGGAAATAGAAggattaaaaaaaggaaaatttggtcaaaataataataaaaaaaaacagtttgtATAAGTTGATGAAAATGCTTAATACAACagtttttttacttaaaaaagtaaaagttaaccctaaacattttcattctaaatatAACTTGCTATTATTAACACATGTTAATGTTTATTATTGAAACTTCAATAATTGCAACAATATAGATTAATTTACCCATTTGCTTCATGTAGTtggatactttttttttaatgtttagttatctattttattctttgtacatcatattttcaatatttttttatagtttctaTGAATCAagataatagaaattaaaataaattaaaaattggatGTATAGAGacaaataattgaaattatatatgcaaaagctaaaaattgaaaacacatTAATATCTCTACTAATAATATGGCAtgttaaaattagattaaaataatttaatctaatattatAAACACAACAATATTTCTATAAGTAGTGAGATGGTATATTAATAGTAGATTacgataatttatttttagaaactaaaattacaaaattgagAAAACTATGAGATTAAAAAGTAAGGATAAACCTTTAAATACAGTATAGAAATATGTACTTTTTCGAAGAGTACAACATCTCATTAATGGAGTAATAATAGCTCAAAAAGGACACtagaaaagacaaagaaaaccATGGGCAACGTAGGTTACTCAGAAATACAAGGATTACTTCAATGGTATTCCCATGGTCTACTCAAAATCTCCAAAACAATAGCTCAAgctacattttatatattatattataatatatatttaatttaattttatatttaattaacgTGATAATATCTCTAATAAATAGATTGAtcattctaataaaatattaaagttaaattagttttttatttattttggaaaaatataatAGAGAGATGTGAACATTTAGTCACGAGTTACTTTCCATTCACCTTCTTCgttgaaatacttttttatttttttaagtttattttatttcgaCCAGAAGAGCGTGGTTGAAACGCGTGTCCCCATTGGCCCGGCATTCCCAGAGCCAACGCCAAAACCACGTGTGATCACGCGCCTCGCCGAGGGCGTAAACGAAAGCtcagaaaatgtaaaatattttaatggcGAGTGGTTTCCTTATTCAACGACCGCGCCTCTGCGGTTCTGTAACGCACGTTAGGTGAGGACCAACGCGCTTAAATACTCCCTCCGGTTCGCTCCTTTCCTCATTGTAACAAACAGGCATTCTCTTTTCTGTTCTCAgcgttttcttctcttttcgtGAAACTGCAacactctctctttttctccatTCTCAGGGAGAAAGTACGGTACCTATCTTCTCCCTCACGTGTACATTCTCCCTCTCTGTGTTTTCGTTATAATTGGGGAATTACTGCAAAAGGAAACTTCTCATGAAATTTCACATTggaaactttcttttttctgctTTTAACTGTTGATTTGTTTCTTTTCGATAAAATTCGCAACCACTTTCATGTAATGCTGTAACATTCATTAACTCTtcgctctttttttttttttttttttctgtttcaacACTGTTTAATCTGCAGCTTGCATTTTGATCTGAATCTCCCTCTTCATTGTTACCTCTGAACTCGTTTTTCGGATATCGTCTGTCGAATAAACTATTTTGTCCTCTTTTGGTTTGGGTGCTGCCATCGGGATTGTGAATTGTCTGAATTTGAcaggaaaaagtctttttttttttttttttttttctgtcgcCAAGTTTTGTTGATTGAATCAAAGACTAATTTCAACATTTTGGGGCACCAAAACAGACATGAATTTCCTGTTACGTTTACGTTTATACTATTCACAGCGTGTCTATGCATTAACGTTTGAAGAATTATGGCGTGTTTGACTTAACTTGGATGGTCCTCAAATCTTTGGGTCTAATATGATAATTTCTAGAGGGCATATTTCGTGGGATTGGTATGGAGACGAATAGAATTTTCCATCCACCTGGTAGTGATTTGGAGTGTATAATTACTTTTTTGGAGTAAGATAAATGTATGTAGTTTTGGAACCTTTCATCTAACCAGTTGTGATTTGGAGCTCTATACCTTTCTTTTTTAACACTTAGAGTAATGGACATCAAATTATGGATCGTCTTTTTCTGGTTGAACAGTTAAGGAGTTGAGTTCGAGCTATGATCTTTAGTCCTAATATAATTGCTTTTGGAGGGAAGACTTAACCAACTCTAAAAGGTTCGTTAAGTGGAACAAAACAATGTCTTGTTTTTGACAACTTTAATATTCATTTGTgcttttgaaatgaaataaacgTGTATTCCTCTACAAGTGTTCTTTGAATCTAGACACTTTTTCGCCTAACATGTCCTCTTCTATATTTTGGGATAAAAAAGTAGAGAACTTATTCACCAAATAGCGTGGTGCTCTTGGTCGCACGCATGGTAAAAGCCCGACGGAGCTGAGGAgttcatattaaatttttggaTTCCGGAGAAGTGTGTTCTTTACCGTGAACCATTAGGTGTATCTTACTTTTCTAGTCAAGTTGAGAATCTGAACTTTGAccatttgattataattattatttaatgggGATTGCGTAAATATGTTGACATTCAATGGTTCGGTAACAGTTTTTGACTAGtgaatctttctctttctttcgtGATGCTTTGGGCTTTGATAGTTACTATTTGATGTATTATTGAACTTTTTCAactggttttatttatttatttgcgAGAacgtttcttttttcttttatgagtGCATCATTGTTTTATTCAGAGAGGTCGTTGCATGAATGATTGACTGATTCAGTTGTTGTCCACAAATGTATTCTGGTTTGTCTGCCTTGTAACtgtttaaactttaattaagctgCTGCGTTGTTGTCGTTTGTTTTCACGCTCGCCTTTTACGGGGTTTTTGTCTGAtaattgcttcttcttcttgggATCGTGTTTTTGCTCTAATAATTGCTTCTTGCGCCTGTAGTAATGTATTTTCCAATAGTAGATTTGGTGTCAGTAAGGGTATTTTGGTAAAATTAGCAATCTAAGTCATTAAAATctctaacttaattttataaaacttaagtTTGTAAAATAGGTTTTGCGTCCTATTTTGTATAATAGCCtattttagttataattataaacGAAGTGAGATTTTTAACCTATTTCATATTAGGATCTCCTCAGATACTGTTTGAGAAAGACATTTTGAATTTAAcctaattttacaaaatcacaTTGTAAGTTAAAGATTATTGCCATTTATGttctttagttttgttataTCACTTGTGGATATGAGATCTGGgtaaaaagataaacaaaagaaaggatAAAAGAAGTCAAATTGTGAAGTTGGCATCAACCCGTGATGAATTTATCACTCTTGAACTGTTCTTTTAGTGTTTTCATTGAAAAGACACGTCCACGTTGGTATGTAAGTTTTTGTGCAATGATGGTTATTGGAGTCTGTAACAGGACCACCATGGTGAGTGAGAGTGACGGTACCAAATTCTAACCAAGAAGATAAGAGAAATTCTATTTCTACAATTATTTCTGTCttcctttttgtttgtttatttgtcTTTGGTAGTTTATAGGTCATGTTTTCAAGTTTTCAATTAATCGGTGACTTGATATTCAATGAATTCAAGCTaatcaattgcatgatcattgtcTATAGGAACTCATCAGTCGATCAATTGCTAACTCAAAAGCATTGACAAGAAAAGAGTTGATTGAAGTGGTAGAAGTCTTATAGACATTGGTTCATTTTGTTCTGAATACTCCTCAAAAGGTCTTACATTGTTGCTGCTCTGTGAAAATTGTGCATAGACCTGGATCCAATGGAGCTGAAGCCAAATCTTACTCCAGTCCTTACTGATGCCGCACCCTTGACAAGGTCAAGGCTGGGTGTGTCTTCTGGTTTGTCACCTTACTCTTCTCCAAAAGGGGCAACCTTTCCCCATCACGGTCCCTTTCTGTCTATTCCAAGGAAGAAGACAGGAATTcttgatgattttcgttctagCGGTTGGCTTGATGCCATGAAATCTTCTTCTCCTACTCGCAATAAAGTATCCAAGGATCTCAATCATGGAATTGGATCACATGATGCTGCTTATAGTACCTGGCTGGTATAGCATGCTTTCCtctgtagttttttttttttcaatagttGTGGAATGTTTTGTTTATGCAATTTCATTTggtccctttttcttttcaattccaCAGCTAAAGTTTCCATCAGCACTTGCATCCTTTGATCAAATTACTAACTGTGCAAAAGGGAAGAGAATAGCATTATTTCTTGATTATGATGGGACTCTTTCACCCATTGTGGACAATCCTGACTGTGCGTTTATGTCAGACAATGTATGTGATGTTCTTTGTTGATTTGTTGTCCACGTTTCAGTTAGATTTTTTCTTCTGATGCTATTACTTTGCTGGTCTGACCCTTAAACTTCTTCAGATGCGTGCTGCTGTTAAAAAAGTCGCGGAATATTTTCCAACTGCAATAATCAGTGGAAGAAGGCGTGACAAGGTAGTTGGAGAATTTTATGAAacgaattttttttctttaacttttactTACATCTgcatattataaaaagtttccTTGTCGATCATTAGTTTTAACTTTTGACTTTAACATTTATGTTATACCCTGTTGGCTCAGGTATATGAATTTGTTGGATTAAGTGACCTCTATTATGCTGGTAGTCATGGGATGGACATTATGGGTCCTCCCAGACAATCTACTTCTGATGATCACCCTGATTCTGATAAGCAGGTAATTGTTTCAAAGTTTCTACCTGATGTGTTTGTGAATATGTATCTTACTTCACACTATCTGTCAAGAAGTACCTTTTAATGTAGCTCGATttgaattttattcttttaaaattacagGGTTTCGGTGAACTTAATTTATTCCAACCTGCTGCTGAATTCCTGCCCATGATTAATGAGGCatgtatatttgaaaaatacaatccaATTAAactcttttctatcttttttctgTAATTGAAAGTCGTATGCTGATCAACTAAGGTTTCATGTGTGCACAGGTACTTGGGTTGCTCAAGGAGTGTACAAAAGACATTGAAGGAGCAACAGTTGAGAACAATAAATTTTGTGCATCTGTACATTACCGGAATGTAGATGAGGAGGTATTAACTTCATTTCTGATGCCTTTTTGTTTAGCATAAGAATGGGGCATCTTTCTACCTAGGATGATTTCCTCTTTTTACCAACTTATATTGTGCTTGTTcgaatgaaattaattttaaaatgagatCATCTATGTATCGATGATTCTGTTCTAAAAATAAGTTACTAATAAAGCTTACTTAATTTTTTCATCCAACTCAAACTATTTCAAGTTTTGCTTAAACTCAAAGACTTCTCTTCTCAACCCGTAATCAATTCTTCCACGTGGATCGTGGAACTAAGCAAGTGAACATTTCCTTAAAATTATGTTTCATGACATTTCAACATGATTTTGCACAATTTCATATGAAATCTAACACGCACTCCATACTTTATAATGATTGTAAACATTTATTTCCTCTTCATTTGTTTCATTTGGTGTACAGAATTGGCATGTTGTGGGACAACGTGTATATGATGTTTTGAAGGGGTATCCTCGTTTGCGTTTAACTCATGGGCGGATGGTACTGTTTCGTGACCCAACTTTTTCACTCATTTTTCAAGagatataacttttaaaaaagtacTTCTTAATAATCTATGTTTAGTTACTAATTTTCAGGTTTTAGAGGTTCGGCCAGTGATTGACTGGGATAAGGGAAAAGCTGTCACATTTTTACTTGAGTCACTTGGTGAGTTCATTGTTTTTATCTAATGGCTACTTTCTTTGAAGATCAGAATTTTGTTATGCAAGTAAATGATACATGACTTATTTTTAGGACTCGGCAATCGCGATGACGTGCTAACTATATATGTTGGAGATGATAGAACAGATGAAGATGCCTTTAAGGTAATAGTAATAAATCGCTTATTATGCTTGTTTCTCAATTTCTCTTTTTGTAGATTCCCTTAATACTGATATCAAAATGACTCTTACAGGTTTTGAGAGAAGCTAATAAAGGTTGTGGCATCTTAGTGTCCTCTTCCCCAAAAGAAAGCAACGCAGTTTACTCTCTTCGTGATCCCTCAGAGGTAATTCTCTTCATTCTAATTTACTTCGTACGTTTCCTTTTCTTTCGTTGGACTGCATCTGAATCTGATGATGAACTCCTTCAGCAACTGACaaagagtgtgtgtgtgtgttgatgtcattttcctttcttttattcataaaacttGAATATGCTAAAACAATTGAGTGGTATCTGGATTATTGTCAATAGTATGTTCGGACAGCATCGGTTATACTGCACAAAACTAT
This DNA window, taken from Vigna radiata var. radiata cultivar VC1973A chromosome 5, Vradiata_ver6, whole genome shotgun sequence, encodes the following:
- the LOC106759685 gene encoding trehalose-phosphate phosphatase A translates to MELKPNLTPVLTDAAPLTRSRLGVSSGLSPYSSPKGATFPHHGPFLSIPRKKTGILDDFRSSGWLDAMKSSSPTRNKVSKDLNHGIGSHDAAYSTWLLKFPSALASFDQITNCAKGKRIALFLDYDGTLSPIVDNPDCAFMSDNMRAAVKKVAEYFPTAIISGRRRDKVYEFVGLSDLYYAGSHGMDIMGPPRQSTSDDHPDSDKQGFGELNLFQPAAEFLPMINEVLGLLKECTKDIEGATVENNKFCASVHYRNVDEENWHVVGQRVYDVLKGYPRLRLTHGRMVLEVRPVIDWDKGKAVTFLLESLGLGNRDDVLTIYVGDDRTDEDAFKVLREANKGCGILVSSSPKESNAVYSLRDPSEVMEFLTSLAVWKSSIQAR